From Solidesulfovibrio fructosivorans JJ], a single genomic window includes:
- a CDS encoding class IV adenylate cyclase, whose translation MYEAEIKFIAPPGFRLPGTRLADAVYRDVYFDTPDGAFYASGRELRLREADGQTFCTCKNPPFDAASASKEELSTAVADTGAMEAVLTGLGFVRRMAYVKHCRRSRTMHNGLALELTLVTVDFAAGTFVEIEHQARDRALGLAALPVIRSYGAAIGLTREYPRAYTDLFLDARDRDVTEPRPC comes from the coding sequence ATGTACGAAGCCGAAATCAAATTCATCGCCCCGCCCGGGTTCAGGCTGCCGGGAACGCGTCTGGCCGACGCGGTCTATCGTGACGTCTACTTCGACACGCCTGACGGAGCGTTTTACGCCTCGGGCCGGGAACTCCGGCTGCGCGAGGCGGACGGCCAAACGTTTTGCACCTGCAAGAATCCCCCGTTCGACGCCGCCAGCGCCTCCAAGGAGGAGCTCTCGACCGCCGTGGCCGACACCGGGGCCATGGAGGCCGTCCTCACCGGCCTGGGGTTCGTGCGGCGCATGGCCTATGTCAAACATTGCCGTCGTTCCCGGACCATGCACAACGGCCTCGCCCTGGAACTGACCCTGGTCACGGTGGATTTTGCCGCCGGGACGTTCGTCGAAATCGAGCACCAGGCCCGGGACCGCGCCTTGGGACTTGCCGCCCTCCCCGTCATCCGGTCCTACGGCGCGGCGATCGGCCTCACGCGGGAATATCCCCGCGCGTATACGGACCTCTTTCTCGACGCCCGAGACCGGGACGTGACGGAACCCCGCCCATGCTAA
- a CDS encoding transglutaminase domain-containing protein, producing MLKPLSPLAAYLGPSAWIDSDHPAVAAKAAELAAGRDTDAAVAEAAFVFVRDAIRHSVDHRQNPVTRAASEVLAHGTGYCYAKAHLLAALLRANGIPAGLCYQRLLLDPDKDAARYCLHGLVAARLKDRNWYRIDPRGNKPGVDARFTPPTERLAFPITAPGEADLPGIHAAPLPMIMEALTRHGTWDALYDALPDVSS from the coding sequence ATGCTAAAGCCCCTTTCGCCCCTTGCCGCCTACCTCGGCCCGTCCGCCTGGATCGACAGCGACCATCCGGCCGTCGCGGCCAAGGCCGCCGAACTTGCCGCCGGACGGGACACGGACGCCGCCGTGGCCGAAGCCGCCTTCGTCTTCGTGCGCGACGCCATCCGCCACAGCGTCGACCACCGACAAAATCCCGTCACCCGCGCCGCCTCCGAAGTCCTCGCCCACGGCACGGGCTACTGCTACGCCAAGGCCCATCTGCTTGCCGCCTTGCTGCGGGCAAACGGCATCCCGGCCGGCCTGTGCTACCAGCGCCTCCTGCTCGATCCCGACAAGGACGCGGCGCGCTACTGCCTCCACGGCCTTGTCGCCGCGCGTCTCAAGGATCGGAACTGGTACCGGATCGACCCGCGCGGCAACAAACCGGGCGTCGATGCCCGGTTCACGCCGCCGACGGAACGGCTGGCCTTTCCCATCACGGCTCCCGGCGAGGCCGACCTGCCCGGCATCCACGCCGCGCCGCTGCCCATGATCATGGAGGCGCTCACACGCCACGGGACCTGGGACGCGCTTTACGACGCCCTGCCGGACGTCTCCTCCTGA